The following are encoded together in the Nocardioides thalensis genome:
- a CDS encoding NAD(P)H-binding protein: MKIAVTTPSGHVGQVVARHLVRAGVRPVLLTPHPKRIPADIRDRAEAIATDLTEPEAVLRATRGLDALYAVVPPTGAEDPLTAYETIGSNLASAVIENHIPRTVFQSSVGAELRHGAGEIDGLATVEQMLDSALGDRQGVVHLRCGFFYTNLLYQLDAIRAGTVPTLWPVDRPMPWVAPRDIADVATAYLLRPDWRGRHVQAVHGPQDLSWAEAMGVVSDVTGRRVEAVRIEDGEMRAALLGAGMSPAAVEAMVGMSIGLREGFEPEQERDVTTTTETSLSAWAHEVLAPLLAPA; the protein is encoded by the coding sequence ATGAAGATCGCTGTCACCACTCCCTCGGGCCACGTCGGTCAGGTCGTCGCGCGCCACCTGGTGAGGGCTGGCGTGAGACCGGTGCTCCTGACCCCGCATCCCAAGCGCATCCCCGCCGACATCCGCGATCGCGCCGAGGCGATCGCGACTGACCTCACCGAACCGGAGGCAGTCTTGCGAGCCACCCGGGGGCTCGACGCCCTGTACGCCGTCGTACCTCCCACGGGAGCAGAGGACCCGCTGACGGCCTACGAAACTATCGGGTCCAACTTGGCGAGCGCCGTGATCGAGAACCACATCCCGCGGACCGTGTTCCAGAGCAGCGTGGGCGCCGAGCTGCGCCACGGGGCCGGCGAGATCGACGGCCTCGCGACCGTCGAGCAGATGCTCGACTCTGCGCTCGGTGACCGGCAAGGCGTGGTGCACCTGCGCTGCGGCTTCTTCTACACCAACTTGCTCTACCAGCTCGACGCGATCCGCGCCGGGACCGTCCCGACCTTGTGGCCAGTCGATCGCCCGATGCCGTGGGTGGCGCCGCGCGACATCGCGGACGTCGCGACCGCCTACCTGCTCCGACCGGACTGGCGGGGTCGACACGTGCAGGCCGTCCACGGGCCCCAGGACCTCTCCTGGGCGGAGGCGATGGGGGTCGTCAGCGACGTGACCGGCCGTCGCGTCGAGGCAGTCCGCATCGAGGACGGGGAGATGCGAGCCGCGCTCCTCGGGGCTGGGATGTCTCCAGCGGCGGTCGAGGCGATGGTCGGCATGTCGATCGGGCTGCGCGAGGGCTTCGAGCCCGAGCAGGAACGAGATGTGACCACGACGACCGAGACCAGCCTGTCTGCCTGGGCGCACGAGGTTCTGGCGCCGCTCCTTGCACCTGCGTAG
- a CDS encoding trimeric intracellular cation channel family protein — translation MLLTLDLLGICVFAISGGLVAVRNQLDILGVVVLAMATGLGGGVIRDVLIGAVPPPGVEDWRYLAVPALAGLATFAWHPALGRLERVVNVFDAAGLGMFCVAGALKAHEFGLGPVPSAALGMLTGVGGGVIRDLLAGRVPVVLRSGELYAIPALAGAAVAATGVELGLSPEVIVGPAVVLTTGWRLMAIRRGWRAPAPRVVSQD, via the coding sequence TTGCTCCTCACCCTCGACCTGCTGGGGATCTGCGTCTTCGCGATCTCCGGCGGTCTGGTCGCCGTGCGCAACCAGCTCGACATCCTCGGTGTGGTGGTGCTCGCCATGGCGACCGGCCTCGGCGGCGGTGTCATCCGTGACGTCCTGATCGGGGCGGTGCCACCGCCGGGGGTCGAGGACTGGCGCTACCTCGCCGTCCCCGCTCTCGCGGGCCTCGCGACCTTCGCCTGGCACCCCGCCCTCGGCCGCCTGGAGCGGGTCGTGAACGTCTTCGACGCCGCCGGTCTCGGCATGTTCTGCGTGGCCGGCGCGCTCAAGGCCCACGAGTTCGGGCTCGGCCCCGTGCCGTCGGCGGCGCTCGGCATGCTCACCGGTGTCGGGGGCGGCGTCATCCGCGACCTGCTGGCCGGCCGGGTGCCCGTGGTGCTCCGCTCAGGCGAGCTCTACGCGATCCCGGCGCTCGCAGGTGCTGCCGTCGCCGCGACGGGCGTCGAGCTGGGCCTGAGCCCTGAGGTCATCGTGGGCCCTGCCGTCGTGCTGACCACCGGGTGGCGGCTGATGGCGATCCGGCGCGGCTGGCGGGCGCCCGCGCCCCGCGTGGTGTCGCAGGACTGA